The DNA window GGACAATGCCCAGGTGTTCCATGAGGGTATAGATATCGGGGTTCCCGCAGGGACTGAAGTGAAGGCCGCTGCCGGGGGAATGGTGGAGAAAATATCGGAAAGCGCCGGGTTCGGAAAATATATCCTGGTGAAAAACGATTCTGGGGAAATGGTCCGGTATGCCAATCTTTCTGAAATCTCCGTAAGCGCCGGGCAGACTGTTAAAGCCGGTGACATCATTGCCAAATCAGGAACGCCGGGTGAGGGAGCGCCTCATCTCCACTTCGAAGTGATTATTGACGGTCGGCCGGTGGACCCGCTCAGCGCATTGGAAACCGGCAGCAGCCCCGTCCCGTAAAAACCGGTCGGACATGAGACTATTAACTGTTTTCGGAGTGGATTTCCGGCTGAATATATTTTTTATTCTGTTATTTATTGTCTATTGGTACTTTGGTATCCTGAGCCAGGCTCTGATAATTTTCAGCATCGTATTCCTGCATGAGATGGGACATGTGGCAGTAGCTGTGGGCTATGGATTAAGGATAAGGGAAGTTGAGCTGCTTCCTTTTGGAGGAGTTGCCAGGCTTGAGGGAAATATTGAGTCTGAGCCTGTGACCGAAACTTATGTGGCCGCAGCGGGACCATTGACAAATGCCTTTCTGGCATTTTTGGGTTACCTGCTCTATAGGCTGGGGATAGGAAACGAGTATTGGCTGGGCTTCTTCATTCAGTGGAATATAATGCTGGGGATATTTAACCTGCTGCCGGCATTTCCGCTGGACGGAGGACGGGTTCTGCGGGCATTTCTTTCACTGCATCAAGGGGTAAAAAGGGCCACCGAAAATGCGGTGGCTTTATCTCAGGCGCTGGGTGCAGTTATGGCAGCAACGGGAAGCTGGCTTTGGTTCAGCAGCGGTGGAGAGGATGTTAGCTGTCTGATAGTGTCACTTTTTCTGATTTATTCGGCATCAAAGGAAAAGGGGTCAGTTATGTTTATTTTTATGAAATTCCTTACCCGCAAAAAAGAGGAACTTTTCCGCGAAGGCATAATGCTGGTCCGTCAGGTGGCTGCTCTGGAGTCTTCGTGCCTGAAGGATGTTGTCAAGAATTTTGTCCCCAGAAAATACCACTTGGTAGTTGTTA is part of the Phosphitispora fastidiosa genome and encodes:
- a CDS encoding M50 family metallopeptidase, with translation MRLLTVFGVDFRLNIFFILLFIVYWYFGILSQALIIFSIVFLHEMGHVAVAVGYGLRIREVELLPFGGVARLEGNIESEPVTETYVAAAGPLTNAFLAFLGYLLYRLGIGNEYWLGFFIQWNIMLGIFNLLPAFPLDGGRVLRAFLSLHQGVKRATENAVALSQALGAVMAATGSWLWFSSGGEDVSCLIVSLFLIYSASKEKGSVMFIFMKFLTRKKEELFREGIMLVRQVAALESSCLKDVVKNFVPRKYHLVVVIGKDHLVKGTFTEGEIIDEMIRRGPETPLRLMAGKKK